A portion of the Chelonia mydas isolate rCheMyd1 chromosome 23, rCheMyd1.pri.v2, whole genome shotgun sequence genome contains these proteins:
- the THAP8 gene encoding THAP domain-containing protein 8 isoform X2, producing the protein MCHVVGVARFPLHNPERLQQWLSQMNQEKWVPTRYQHLCSEHFAPSCFEYRWGVRYLKPDAVPTIFQLSENPLKRENLARPPCETQTKKLIVETSMDRTLQGPQAVAAHPTQDTLEALAIAIDPGLSSAPIYVETQPSVSDLDLHALSSPLVGAVNLMPLVQIVEPLNAVALAMASPTEGVESIPIHLSGQPFPPAMDQCVDFSVEASPDSFVADVPEQFATEIMVSCEDAAVVDQPEGTFAADQPHTLVATVDPQEIADQGTLFIENVSIQPLLETDPSTAAVLSSLQVSTTQMVAYFETIPTAPVVTSGAMGPLTSSASPPETVLSSALTVPIVSTVPIVSNYAAGSLDDDDDSSTIEVELCAETLEEQLEEHRYHKNELTTQQLVDLVMGLQKKVKVLQQRHRRHCTKLEAMEGVVEQLRKESLVSEEKLKLLEMACLQSSAVMPESGSTVAIICQEEDRALVYAVPQLPEEGNETIIHVEEQ; encoded by the exons ATGTGCCACGTGGTGGGTGTTGCCAG GTTTCCCTTGCATAACCCAGAACGACTCCAACAATGGCTCTCTCAGATGAACCAAGAGAAGTGGGTACCCACCAGATACCAGCATTTATGCAGCGAGCACTTTGCTCCGTCGTGTTTCGAATACAGGTGGGGGGTTCGCTATCTAAAGCCTGATGCTGTCCCCACCATCTTTCAACTGTCTGAAAACCCCCTG AAAAGGGAGAATCTTGCCAGGCCTCCATGCGAAACACAGACCAAGAAGCTAATCGTTGAGACCAGCATGGACAGGACCTTGCAGGGGCCACAAGCCGTGGCTGCCCACCCCACTCAGGATACACTGGAAGCTCTCGCCATAGCTATCGACCCAGGTCTGTCCTCAGCCCCGATCTACGTGGAAACCCAGCCCTCTGTCTCGGATCTGGACCTCcatgccctctcctcccctctggtCGGGGCGGTGAACCTGATGCCTCTCGTTCAGATCGTGGAGCCGCTCAACGCTGTGGCCCTGGCCATGGCCTCGCCCACGGAGGGCGTAGAGTCCATCCCCATCCATCTCTCGGGCCAGCCGTTTCCTCCCGCCATGGACCAGTGTGTAGATTTCTCCGTTGAGGCTTCACCGGACTCTTTCGTGGCGGACGTGCCTGAGCAGTTTGCCACAGAGATCATGGTCTCTTGTGAGGATGCTGCTGTGGTGGACCAGCCTGAGGGCACCTTCGCTGCTGATCAGCCGCATACCTTGGTGGCCACGGTGGACCCACAGGAGATCGCAGACCAGGGCACCCTCTTCATTGAGAACGTGTCCATCCAGCCCCTTCTGGAAACCGACCCATCCACCGCAGCTGTCTTGAGCTCTCTGCAGGTGTCGACCACCCAGATGGTGGCATATTTCGAGACCATCCCCACCGCGCCAGTGGTGACCTCCGGTGCCATGGGGCCGCTGACGTCCAGTGCGTCGCCTCCCGAGACTGTGTTGTCCTCAGCCTTGACGGTGCCCATTGTCTCCACGGTGCCCATCGTGTCGAACTATGCCGCCGGCTCCCTGGATGACGACGACGACTCCTCCACCATCGAGGTGGAGCTTTGTGCCGAAACCCTGGAGGAGCAGCTCGAGGAGCACCGCTACCACAAGAACGAGCTAACCACCCAGCAGCTGGTCGACCTGGTGATGGGCCTACAGAAGAAGGTCAAGGTGCTGCAGCAGCGACATCGGCGTCACTGCACCAAACTGGAAGCCATGGAGGGCGTAGTGGAGCAGCTGAGGAAGGAGAGCCTGGTGTCGGAGGAGAAGCTCAAGCTGCTGGAGATG
- the THAP8 gene encoding THAP domain-containing protein 8 isoform X1 codes for MRGDARRRLACVARRVSRGSWGPARRWGGRAAMTKYCRAPNCSNSAGQRRPGRERLSFYRFPLHNPERLQQWLSQMNQEKWVPTRYQHLCSEHFAPSCFEYRWGVRYLKPDAVPTIFQLSENPLKRENLARPPCETQTKKLIVETSMDRTLQGPQAVAAHPTQDTLEALAIAIDPGLSSAPIYVETQPSVSDLDLHALSSPLVGAVNLMPLVQIVEPLNAVALAMASPTEGVESIPIHLSGQPFPPAMDQCVDFSVEASPDSFVADVPEQFATEIMVSCEDAAVVDQPEGTFAADQPHTLVATVDPQEIADQGTLFIENVSIQPLLETDPSTAAVLSSLQVSTTQMVAYFETIPTAPVVTSGAMGPLTSSASPPETVLSSALTVPIVSTVPIVSNYAAGSLDDDDDSSTIEVELCAETLEEQLEEHRYHKNELTTQQLVDLVMGLQKKVKVLQQRHRRHCTKLEAMEGVVEQLRKESLVSEEKLKLLEMACLQSSAVMPESGSTVAIICQEEDRALVYAVPQLPEEGNETIIHVEEQ; via the exons ATGCGTGGGGACGCACGACGTCGCCTCGCGTGCGTGGCGCGGCGCGTGTCACGTGGGAGTTGGGGGCCAGCCCGGCGCTGGGGCGGCCGAGCGGCGATGACCAAGTACTGCCGGGCGCCGAACTGCTCCAACTCGGCCGGGCAGCGCCGGCCGGGCCGCGAGCGCCTCAGCTTCTATAG GTTTCCCTTGCATAACCCAGAACGACTCCAACAATGGCTCTCTCAGATGAACCAAGAGAAGTGGGTACCCACCAGATACCAGCATTTATGCAGCGAGCACTTTGCTCCGTCGTGTTTCGAATACAGGTGGGGGGTTCGCTATCTAAAGCCTGATGCTGTCCCCACCATCTTTCAACTGTCTGAAAACCCCCTG AAAAGGGAGAATCTTGCCAGGCCTCCATGCGAAACACAGACCAAGAAGCTAATCGTTGAGACCAGCATGGACAGGACCTTGCAGGGGCCACAAGCCGTGGCTGCCCACCCCACTCAGGATACACTGGAAGCTCTCGCCATAGCTATCGACCCAGGTCTGTCCTCAGCCCCGATCTACGTGGAAACCCAGCCCTCTGTCTCGGATCTGGACCTCcatgccctctcctcccctctggtCGGGGCGGTGAACCTGATGCCTCTCGTTCAGATCGTGGAGCCGCTCAACGCTGTGGCCCTGGCCATGGCCTCGCCCACGGAGGGCGTAGAGTCCATCCCCATCCATCTCTCGGGCCAGCCGTTTCCTCCCGCCATGGACCAGTGTGTAGATTTCTCCGTTGAGGCTTCACCGGACTCTTTCGTGGCGGACGTGCCTGAGCAGTTTGCCACAGAGATCATGGTCTCTTGTGAGGATGCTGCTGTGGTGGACCAGCCTGAGGGCACCTTCGCTGCTGATCAGCCGCATACCTTGGTGGCCACGGTGGACCCACAGGAGATCGCAGACCAGGGCACCCTCTTCATTGAGAACGTGTCCATCCAGCCCCTTCTGGAAACCGACCCATCCACCGCAGCTGTCTTGAGCTCTCTGCAGGTGTCGACCACCCAGATGGTGGCATATTTCGAGACCATCCCCACCGCGCCAGTGGTGACCTCCGGTGCCATGGGGCCGCTGACGTCCAGTGCGTCGCCTCCCGAGACTGTGTTGTCCTCAGCCTTGACGGTGCCCATTGTCTCCACGGTGCCCATCGTGTCGAACTATGCCGCCGGCTCCCTGGATGACGACGACGACTCCTCCACCATCGAGGTGGAGCTTTGTGCCGAAACCCTGGAGGAGCAGCTCGAGGAGCACCGCTACCACAAGAACGAGCTAACCACCCAGCAGCTGGTCGACCTGGTGATGGGCCTACAGAAGAAGGTCAAGGTGCTGCAGCAGCGACATCGGCGTCACTGCACCAAACTGGAAGCCATGGAGGGCGTAGTGGAGCAGCTGAGGAAGGAGAGCCTGGTGTCGGAGGAGAAGCTCAAGCTGCTGGAGATG